The Candidatus Binatia bacterium nucleotide sequence GGCCGGCGAGGAGGCGGCGACGAGCGCGGCTGGGGCCGGCGTCCGCGGGAATATCGGGCGCATCTAGGCCCCCTGCTTCCGGCAGAGCTCCACCAGCACGCCGCCAAGCGATCCCGGATGGAGGAACGCGATCTGGGTTCCGTGGCTTCCCGCGCGCGGCGTGCGGTCGATCAGCGCGAGCCCCGCGGCCTCGGCGTCGCGAAGCGCGGCCTCCAGGTCGTCCACGAAGAAGGAGAGGTGATGGATCCCTTCGCCGCGCCGCTCGAGGTACTTCGCGACCACCGCGTCGGGTTCGGTCGGCTCGAGCAGCTCGATCACCGCGTCGCCGGCGCGCAGGAAGGCCAGGCGCAGTCCCAGGACCTCGATGGTCTCGGTGCTCTCGAGCTTGAAGCCAAGACCCTTCGTCCAGCGCTCGATCGCGGGCTCCAGCGAGCGCACGGCGATGCCGACGTGGGCGAGGCCCCGGATCATGCGCGCTCCGGTGTGGTCACCCGAGCGCTCCCGGGTGCGTCCAGAGAACGGCGATCAGCACGGCACCGATCACGATCCGATACCACCCGAACGGCGCCAGACCGCGCCGGGTGAGGTAGGCGAGGAAGCCGCTGATCGCGATCGCGGCCACGATGGCCGCCGTCGCGAGTCCGATCACCAGCGGCGCGGGCCCTCCCAGGGCGGGGCCCAGCAGCTCGTCATGGTGCTTCGCCAGGTCGAACAGGGTCGCCGCGCCCAGGGTGGGGAGCGCGAGCAGGAAGGAGAATTCGGCGGCCACGACCGGCGTGGCGCCGACGAGCAGCGCCGCGAGGATCGTGACCATGGCGCGCGACGTGCCCGGCCAGAGCGAGAGCACCTGCGCGAGGCCGATCACGAGCGCGCCCCAGAGAGGGATCTCGGTGACCACCGCCGCGATCGGCTCGCGCGCGCGATGGCGCAGCCGCTCCACGACGAGGATCGCGATCCCGCCGAGCAGCAGCGCGATCGCGACCGGGCGCGGGCCGAAGAGGTGCTCCTTGATCCACGAGTGCGTGAGCAGTCCGACCACGGCCGCCGGAAGGAACGCCACGATCAGCCGGATCAGGAGCGCGCGTCCGCCGGCGTTGTTCCGGAAGATCCCGGCCACGATCTCGCCGATCCTCGCGCGATAGAGCCACACCACGGCGAGCAAGGCACCCGCCTGGATCACGATCTCGAAGGCGTCCACGGCGCTGCCGGAAAGGCCCATGGCGTGGCCCGCGAGAATGAGGTGACCGGTGGAGGAGACGGGAAGGAATTCGGTGAGCCCCTCGACGATGCCAAGGATGGCGGCCTGGATCGGGGTCATGGACGTTCTCCGCGGGACGTCGCGCGCGCGGGGGCGGACTCGCGCGCCCGGGGGCGCTCAGCGCGACGGATCATAGGTCCGGTACACGCGGCGGAGCGCGTCGCTGATCTCGCCCAACGTGACCCCCGCCTTCACGGCGTCGATCACGGCGGGCATGAGGTTTCCCTCCCGGCGCGCGGTCTCTTCCACGCGCCCGGCCGCCTGGGCCGCGAGCGCCGCGTCGCGCTTCGCCTTGAACGCGCGCACGCGGGCCGCCTGCGCTTTTTCCAGCCCGGGATCGAGCAGGAACGAGGGCCGGCCCATGTCGTCACGGTCGCCGAAGCGGTTCACGCCGACGATGACCTGCTCGCCGCGGTCGATTTCCTTCTGGGTCTCGTAGGCGCTCTCTTCGATCTTCCGGGCCTGGTAGCCGCGCTCGATGCCGGTCACCGCGCCGCCCATCCCGTCGATCGTCTCGATCTCCGCGCGCGCCTCGCGCTCGATCCGGTCGGTCATGGCCTCGATCTCCGTAGCGCCGCCCACGGGATCCACGGTGGCGGCCACCCCGGACTCGTAGGCCAGGAGCTGCTGCGTGCGGAGCGCGACGGTCGCCGCCTCCTCGCTCGGGAGCGAGATCGCCTCGTCGAACGAGTTCGTGTGCAGCGACTGGCAGCCGCCGAGCACCGCGGCCAGCGCCTGGACCGCGACCCGCGCGATGTTGTTGTGAGGCTGCTGCGCGGTCAGCGTGGAGCCCGCCGTCTGCGCGTGGAAGCGGAGCTTGAGCGAATTCGGGTCGGCCGGGTGGAACCGCTCCTCCATGAGCCTCGCCCAGAGGCGGCGCGCCGCGCGGAACTTGGCGATCTCCTCCAGAAAATCGTTATGGGCGTTGAAGAAGAAGGAAACGCGCGGCGCGAACCGGTCCACCGGAAGTCCGCGGTCCACCGCGGCGGCGACGTAGGCGAGCCCGTTCGCCAGCGTGTAGGCCACCTCCTGCACCGCCGTCGAGCCCGCCTCGCGGATGTGGTAGCCGCTCACCGAGATCGTGTTCCACTGGGGCACCTCGTCGGCTCCGAACTCGAACAGGTCAGTCGCGATCTTGAGCGAGGCGGCGGGAGGATAGATGTAGGTGCCGCGCGCAATGTATTCCTTGAGCACGTCGTTCTGCACCGTGCCGGAGAGCTTCTCGCGCGCGACCCCGCGGCGGTCCGCCACGGCGACGACCAGCGCGAGCAGGATCATCGCCGTCGCGTTGATCGTCATGGAGAGGCTCACCCGGTCGAGCGGGATCTGGTCGAGGAGCCGCTCCATGTCCTCGAGCGTGGCGATCGCGACGCCGGTGCGCCCCACCTCGCCCGAGGCGCGGGGGTGGTCGGAGTCGTATCCCATCTGCGTGGGGAGATCGAACGCGACGGAGAGACCGGTCTGGCCGTGCGCAAGCAGGTAGCGGTAGCGCGCGTTCGAGGCATCGGCGTCTCCGAATCCCGCGTACTGGCGCATCGTCCAGAGCCGCGAGCGGTACATCAGCGGGTGGACGCCGCGCAGGAACGGAGCCTCGCCGGGGAGGCCCAGCGCGGGGGAAGCGCCCGGAGCCACGGGCTTCATCCCCTGGGGCGAATCGGGAGGACGGGGTCGCGCCATGTCAATCGCCACCGGGCGTCACCGCGAGCAGAAGCTGCCCGGACTCGACCGGCATTCCGGGCTTCACCTCGATGCGGGTGATGCGGCCGGAGAGCGGCGCGACGAAAGCGTTCTGCATCTTCATCGCCTCGACCACGACGAGCGGGCGCCCGGCGTCCACCACGTCGCCCACCTGCGCGAGAACCTCCACGACCAGGCCGGGCATCGGCGCGTGCAGCTCGCCTCGGGTCCGGTCGGCGCCGCCGCCGCGGCGGCCCAGCCTGGGCGCCCGCGCGTCGCGGGTGCGGAAGGCGTACTCGCGGCCATGGAGAGCCACGAGGACGTCGGGGCCCTCGCGGCGCACCGTGGCTTCGACCGGGCGCCCGTCCAGGAGCACCCGCATCGCGCCTCCAACCTGCCCCTCGACGTGCAGGCGGCGGCCGTCGAAGAGCGCCGCGTATCCGGCGCCGCTCGGCTCGATCACGATCAGCCGCTCCCGCCCGTCGCGCTCGACGATCACCTTCAACGCCGGCCTCCGTCGCGCGGCTCGGCCCGGAGGGCCGCTCCCGAGCGCCAACGGCTCTCGGTCGGCGCGTAGTAGGGCACTCGAGGCGTGGCCGCCTCGAGGTGCGCGAAGAGCGCGGCGAGCACCGCCGCCTGATCCTCCTCCGGCCCCGCGGGAGGAGGCTCGAGTCCGTGGAAATGGTGCGCCAGATAGGATGTGTCGTAGCTGCCATCGACGAACGCAGCCTGCTCCAGCAGCCAGAGGTGGAAGGGGAGCGTCGTCGGGATCCCCTCGATCCGGCATTCGGCCAGGGCGCGGCGCGCGCGCGCGACCGCCTCCTCGCGCGTGGCTCCCCCCACGATGATCTTCCCGATGAGCGGATCGTAGTGGAACGGAACGAGTCCACCCTCGCGCACGCCGAAATCCACGCGGATCCCCGGTCCCGAGGGAAGCTGCAGGCGCCGCACCGTCCCCGCCTGGGGGAGGAAGCCGGCCGAGGGGTCCTCGGCGTAAATCCGGAATTCGATCGCGGCGCCGCGCGGCCGCACCTGGTCCTGCGTGAGCGTGAGCCGCTCGCCGCGCGCGACCCGCACCTGCTCGCGCACCAGGTCCATCCCCAGCACCATCTCCGTGACCGGGTGCTCGACCTGCAGGCGCGCGTTCATCTCGAGGAAATAGAAGTTGCCGCGGGCGTCCATCAGGAATTCGGCCGTGCCCGCGTTCGTGTAGCCGCCGGCGCGCGCCGCGCGCACGCCCAGATCCCAGAGCTCCTGGCGCTTCTCCGGCGCGAGGGCCGGAGAGGGAGACTCCTCGACCACCTTCTGATGCCGCCGCTGGATGGAGCAGTCGCGCTCGCCCAGCGCGATCACCGAGCCGTGCGCGTCGCCGAACACCTGGACCTCGATGTGGCGCGGCTTCTCCAGCCAGCGCTCCAGGTAGAGGCGGTCGTCGCCGAAGGCGTTCCGCGCCTCGCCCTGGGTGAGCCGCACCGCGCTCTCGAACTCCTCGGGCCGGTTCACGCGGCGCATCCCCTTGCCGCCGCCGCCGGCGGCGGCCTTGAGCACGACGGGGTAGCCGATCGGCTCGGCCGCGCGGCGCAGCTCGACCGGATCGGCGATCGGGCCCTCCGTGCCGGGAAGGACCGGCACGCCTGCGCGGATGGCGAGCGCGCGGGCGCGCACCTTGTCCCCCATGGCGCGGACGGCCTCCGCGGCGGGACCGATCCAGACGAGCCCGGCCTGCGCCACCGCTTCCGCGAAGGCCGCCGACTCGGAGAGGAACCCGTAGCCGGGGTGGATGGCGTCGGCGCCGGCGCGCTTCGCCGCGCCGAGGACCGCCTCGACGTTCAGGTAGCTCTGCGACGCGGCGGCGGGGCCCAGGAGTAGCGCCTCGTCGGCGGCGTAGACGTGCGCCGC carries:
- the mce gene encoding methylmalonyl-CoA epimerase; the protein is MIRGLAHVGIAVRSLEPAIERWTKGLGFKLESTETIEVLGLRLAFLRAGDAVIELLEPTEPDAVVAKYLERRGEGIHHLSFFVDDLEAALRDAEAAGLALIDRTPRAGSHGTQIAFLHPGSLGGVLVELCRKQGA
- a CDS encoding undecaprenyl-diphosphate phosphatase; amino-acid sequence: MTPIQAAILGIVEGLTEFLPVSSTGHLILAGHAMGLSGSAVDAFEIVIQAGALLAVVWLYRARIGEIVAGIFRNNAGGRALLIRLIVAFLPAAVVGLLTHSWIKEHLFGPRPVAIALLLGGIAILVVERLRHRAREPIAAVVTEIPLWGALVIGLAQVLSLWPGTSRAMVTILAALLVGATPVVAAEFSFLLALPTLGAATLFDLAKHHDELLGPALGGPAPLVIGLATAAIVAAIAISGFLAYLTRRGLAPFGWYRIVIGAVLIAVLWTHPGALG
- a CDS encoding methylmalonyl-CoA mutase family protein, which codes for MKPVAPGASPALGLPGEAPFLRGVHPLMYRSRLWTMRQYAGFGDADASNARYRYLLAHGQTGLSVAFDLPTQMGYDSDHPRASGEVGRTGVAIATLEDMERLLDQIPLDRVSLSMTINATAMILLALVVAVADRRGVAREKLSGTVQNDVLKEYIARGTYIYPPAASLKIATDLFEFGADEVPQWNTISVSGYHIREAGSTAVQEVAYTLANGLAYVAAAVDRGLPVDRFAPRVSFFFNAHNDFLEEIAKFRAARRLWARLMEERFHPADPNSLKLRFHAQTAGSTLTAQQPHNNIARVAVQALAAVLGGCQSLHTNSFDEAISLPSEEAATVALRTQQLLAYESGVAATVDPVGGATEIEAMTDRIEREARAEIETIDGMGGAVTGIERGYQARKIEESAYETQKEIDRGEQVIVGVNRFGDRDDMGRPSFLLDPGLEKAQAARVRAFKAKRDAALAAQAAGRVEETARREGNLMPAVIDAVKAGVTLGEISDALRRVYRTYDPSR
- a CDS encoding biotin/lipoyl-containing protein; the protein is MIVERDGRERLIVIEPSGAGYAALFDGRRLHVEGQVGGAMRVLLDGRPVEATVRREGPDVLVALHGREYAFRTRDARAPRLGRRGGGADRTRGELHAPMPGLVVEVLAQVGDVVDAGRPLVVVEAMKMQNAFVAPLSGRITRIEVKPGMPVESGQLLLAVTPGGD
- a CDS encoding acetyl-CoA carboxylase biotin carboxylase subunit, which gives rise to MRAIHKVLVANRGEIAIRVCRTLREMGIASVAVFSEADREAAHVYAADEALLLGPAAASQSYLNVEAVLGAAKRAGADAIHPGYGFLSESAAFAEAVAQAGLVWIGPAAEAVRAMGDKVRARALAIRAGVPVLPGTEGPIADPVELRRAAEPIGYPVVLKAAAGGGGKGMRRVNRPEEFESAVRLTQGEARNAFGDDRLYLERWLEKPRHIEVQVFGDAHGSVIALGERDCSIQRRHQKVVEESPSPALAPEKRQELWDLGVRAARAGGYTNAGTAEFLMDARGNFYFLEMNARLQVEHPVTEMVLGMDLVREQVRVARGERLTLTQDQVRPRGAAIEFRIYAEDPSAGFLPQAGTVRRLQLPSGPGIRVDFGVREGGLVPFHYDPLIGKIIVGGATREEAVARARRALAECRIEGIPTTLPFHLWLLEQAAFVDGSYDTSYLAHHFHGLEPPPAGPEEDQAAVLAALFAHLEAATPRVPYYAPTESRWRSGAALRAEPRDGGRR